One Halobacterium wangiae genomic window, GACGGGCAAGGAGGCCAACGTCTACGAGGCGCTGGACGCCGAGGGCGGCGACGTGGCGGTGAAGGTGTACCGCATCAACGCCTCGAACTTCCAGCAGATGCGGGACTACCTGGAGGGCGACCCCCGGTTCGAGGGTATCCGTGGGAACAAGAAGGCCGTCGTGCTCTCCTGGACGCGCAAGGAGTTCTCGAACCTCCAGCGCGCGAAGGCGGCGGGCGTCAGGGTGCCCGAACCCATCGCCGTCCAGCGGAACGTCCTCGTGATGGAGCTGATCGGCCGGGAGGGCGACGCCGCGTCGAAGCTCAGCGACGTCGACGTGGAGAACCCGGACACCGCCTTCGACGTGGTCCGGGAGTACATGCGCCGCCTCCACAGCGCGGGCCTCGTCCACGGCGACCTCTCGGAGTACAACATCGTCGTCTACGAGGGCGAACTCGTCGTCATCGACGTGGGACAGGCGGTGACGGTCCACCACCAGAACAGCGACGACTTCCTGCGCCGGGACTGCCGGAACGTCGCGAACTTCTTCGCGCGGGAGGGCGCCGACGCGGACCCCGGGGAGCTGTACGACTACATCACGTCGCACGCGGACCCGACGACGGAGGGCGAGACGACGGGGGGCGACGGCCGCGGCATCGAGGGGCACGAAGCGACGGACGCCGAGGACGACGCGGACGGCGACTGACCGCTCGGACGACTAGTCGTCCTCGGGGTCGGCCGTCACGTCGACGGGGTCGTTCGACTGTTCGCCG contains:
- the rio1 gene encoding serine/threonine-protein kinase Rio1, producing MTDEFGLAEDTEGAAGDEFEELDVRDTEADRIARRQDREFAEFRKRLKDTEQFKLDDGAFDDATYAAVYKLVQDGYVGAFGGPISTGKEANVYEALDAEGGDVAVKVYRINASNFQQMRDYLEGDPRFEGIRGNKKAVVLSWTRKEFSNLQRAKAAGVRVPEPIAVQRNVLVMELIGREGDAASKLSDVDVENPDTAFDVVREYMRRLHSAGLVHGDLSEYNIVVYEGELVVIDVGQAVTVHHQNSDDFLRRDCRNVANFFAREGADADPGELYDYITSHADPTTEGETTGGDGRGIEGHEATDAEDDADGD